The following coding sequences are from one Mesorhizobium onobrychidis window:
- a CDS encoding serine/threonine-protein kinase, which translates to MSADDKTRISPNVANTAVGTQLSGIYELDERIAFGGMGEVYRGHNIQTGDHVAIKIVLPEFARDQTILSLFRKEASILNHLSHDAVVRYHVFTIDPGIGRPYLAMEFVDGQSLFDIMRRGPMPTEDVRKLCHRLASGLSAVHQAGAIHRDLSPDNIILPGGRVERAKIIDFGIARSATVGGETLIGGKFAGKYNYVSPEQLGLYSGDVSEQSDIYSLGLVLAAALRGKPIDMGGSQFEIVEKRRTVPDLSDIDGDFRGIVEAMLQPDPQDRPISMADIARVTRDDTDEETTPPTSITPRDRTPRAGGTAAPGPKLPSQPPAAPGEQRFVPHVRPALLSEPRSSPVAGPRAVLPKVPAKSAKTRSIAIAALASLAVASGAGIYLSGLMTPSTPTAGDTSFLSPKASKPAPTDSAAISPGDEPAKAVPPERSQTEATAPPAESQAGAAADQKLEPTRPAEVLSPTEETPEPAASEALSPAENQAGAAADQKLEPARPAEVLSPTEEASEPAASEETPEPAAAEATPEKPLPAIQPDSVTSDSQQAVPPRVQVAPVAPADKVLPPPAVQPDVMEGRKPEQPASQQTTQVPEPAAGQTDGASAKGQQDDPAAGKQPDGPTITLNVPKPELELPPAIAHDKAAQRVSWVSDFNGGDCFYATLTSATETAVAIEGLGTEVQPFERMLSDFQARFHVEPDISVRLIEPAQCEVTNFLRFVDQTAADKPQLVLDRTTVPSGSPIGGTLVTRGGLISSVLLIDHRGMAFNLDGRILAQADKATFNFPIDLGAADKAAGKVVPQIIMVITGPQDIQAAAFSSPTPAALLLPRILEEIETTRSEFSATAKYFRLGG; encoded by the coding sequence ATGAGCGCCGACGACAAGACGCGAATATCGCCTAACGTGGCCAACACAGCCGTAGGCACGCAACTCAGCGGCATCTATGAACTAGACGAGCGGATTGCATTCGGTGGCATGGGCGAAGTCTACCGGGGCCACAACATCCAGACCGGCGACCATGTCGCGATCAAGATCGTCTTGCCCGAGTTCGCCCGCGATCAGACGATCCTGTCGCTGTTCCGCAAGGAAGCGTCGATCCTCAATCACCTGTCGCACGACGCGGTCGTGCGATATCACGTCTTCACGATCGACCCCGGCATCGGTCGCCCCTATCTTGCCATGGAATTCGTCGACGGCCAGTCGCTGTTCGATATCATGCGACGTGGCCCGATGCCGACGGAAGACGTGCGCAAGCTCTGCCATCGCCTGGCTTCCGGCCTGAGCGCCGTGCACCAGGCGGGAGCAATACACCGCGACCTCTCCCCGGATAACATCATCCTGCCAGGAGGCCGGGTCGAACGCGCAAAGATCATCGATTTTGGCATCGCGCGGTCGGCGACCGTCGGCGGAGAGACCCTGATCGGCGGAAAGTTCGCGGGAAAGTACAACTACGTTTCTCCCGAACAGCTCGGCCTGTACAGCGGCGACGTCAGCGAGCAATCCGACATCTACAGCCTGGGGTTGGTGCTGGCCGCTGCTCTGCGCGGGAAACCGATCGACATGGGCGGCTCCCAGTTCGAGATCGTGGAAAAACGCCGAACCGTTCCGGACCTATCCGACATCGACGGCGATTTTCGTGGAATTGTTGAAGCCATGCTGCAGCCGGATCCACAAGACCGGCCGATCAGCATGGCGGACATCGCCAGGGTGACACGTGACGATACGGATGAGGAGACAACGCCGCCAACGTCGATCACGCCGCGCGACCGGACGCCGCGAGCGGGGGGGACCGCCGCGCCTGGCCCCAAGCTCCCAAGTCAGCCTCCGGCGGCTCCCGGTGAACAGCGCTTCGTTCCGCATGTCCGGCCGGCGCTTCTGTCCGAACCAAGGTCTTCGCCAGTTGCCGGTCCTCGGGCGGTTTTGCCAAAGGTCCCTGCAAAGTCCGCCAAGACCCGATCGATCGCGATCGCTGCCTTGGCGTCATTAGCTGTCGCGTCCGGTGCAGGCATCTATCTGAGCGGCTTGATGACGCCTTCCACGCCGACCGCCGGCGATACATCGTTTTTGTCTCCAAAAGCATCAAAACCGGCCCCGACGGACAGTGCTGCAATTTCGCCGGGCGATGAGCCGGCAAAGGCAGTTCCACCTGAGCGGTCACAAACAGAAGCCACTGCGCCGCCAGCTGAAAGTCAGGCAGGTGCCGCGGCGGATCAAAAGTTGGAGCCGACACGGCCCGCCGAAGTCCTCTCACCAACCGAGGAAACCCCGGAGCCGGCGGCATCCGAGGCGCTGTCGCCAGCTGAAAATCAAGCAGGTGCCGCGGCGGATCAAAAGTTGGAGCCGGCACGGCCCGCCGAAGTCCTCTCACCAACCGAGGAAGCGTCGGAGCCGGCGGCATCCGAAGAAACCCCGGAGCCGGCGGCAGCCGAGGCGACACCCGAAAAGCCGCTGCCGGCAATTCAGCCGGACAGCGTGACCAGCGACAGCCAGCAAGCTGTTCCGCCGCGCGTCCAGGTCGCGCCGGTGGCGCCGGCCGACAAAGTCTTACCGCCCCCAGCGGTCCAGCCCGACGTGATGGAGGGCCGGAAGCCCGAGCAGCCGGCCAGCCAGCAGACCACCCAGGTGCCCGAACCCGCTGCAGGCCAGACAGATGGCGCGAGCGCAAAGGGGCAACAGGACGACCCGGCGGCAGGCAAACAGCCGGACGGACCCACCATCACCTTGAACGTGCCGAAACCGGAACTAGAGCTGCCGCCGGCAATTGCCCACGACAAGGCCGCGCAACGGGTCTCCTGGGTGAGCGACTTCAACGGCGGCGACTGTTTCTATGCGACGTTGACGTCGGCAACCGAGACGGCCGTCGCAATCGAAGGATTGGGCACAGAGGTTCAGCCCTTCGAACGAATGTTGTCCGATTTCCAGGCAAGATTCCATGTCGAACCGGACATCAGCGTCCGCCTCATTGAACCGGCTCAATGCGAAGTCACCAACTTTCTGCGTTTTGTGGACCAGACGGCAGCTGACAAGCCGCAGCTTGTTCTCGATCGAACGACGGTGCCGAGCGGCTCGCCGATCGGCGGCACGCTGGTGACGCGTGGCGGCCTCATTTCCAGCGTGCTGCTGATCGACCACAGGGGTATGGCATTCAACCTCGACGGTCGTATCTTGGCGCAAGCCGACAAGGCCACCTTCAACTTTCCGATCGATCTCGGCGCAGCCGACAAGGCGGCCGGCAAGGTCGTACCGCAGATCATAATGGTCATCACGGGTCCTCAGGATATTCAGGCTGCGGCGTTCTCCTCGCCGACACCAGCCGCGCTGCTGTTGCCCAGGATTCTCGAAGAGATCGAGACCACCCGATCTGAGTTCTCCGCGACTGCAAAGTACTTCCGGCTCGGCGGATAG
- a CDS encoding DUF1036 domain-containing protein translates to MDRRRSRFSFPTAVPPRNLRDRLRGLLILRGRIRLTVMSGATLLALLSSNEARAEFTVCNQTLDVVNLAVGQKVDNADQTDGWWTIGANQCVNVIREELTNRYIYIYATDVFGHATLTGSTEMCIDRRRFSIRGIDECWQRGHIAARFLEVDTLEQVRWTFFLTGSNP, encoded by the coding sequence ATGGACCGCCGCCGCTCGCGTTTTTCCTTCCCGACCGCTGTCCCGCCGAGAAATCTGCGTGACCGGCTTCGCGGCCTGCTTATCCTGAGAGGCCGTATCAGACTTACGGTGATGTCGGGCGCGACATTGCTGGCTCTCCTGTCGTCCAACGAAGCGCGTGCCGAATTCACCGTCTGCAATCAGACGCTCGACGTGGTCAATCTCGCTGTCGGCCAAAAGGTCGACAATGCGGACCAGACCGATGGCTGGTGGACCATAGGCGCAAATCAGTGCGTGAACGTGATCCGCGAGGAACTCACGAACCGCTACATTTACATCTATGCGACGGACGTTTTTGGCCATGCAACCCTGACCGGGTCGACCGAAATGTGCATCGACCGGCGGCGTTTCTCGATACGCGGCATCGATGAATGCTGGCAGCGCGGCCATATCGCCGCGCGATTTCTCGAAGTCGATACGCTTGAACAGGTGCGGTGGACCTTTTTTCTGACCGGAAGCAATCCGTGA
- a CDS encoding PP2C family protein-serine/threonine phosphatase, whose product MNNVALPFESFGVSHRGCVRELNEDSYLVEPETGLWVVADGMGGHDAGEVASASIVDHLATIGIASSAPDLRARFEDRLSRANAEIRRISESRGVTIGSTVAALLAMDGRFACLWAGDSRVYLIRNASISQISKDHTEVQELLDKGMISAAEALTWPRRNVITHAVGVSDEIVIDFQQGEIMPGDIFVLSTDGLTAHVTDAEIEAAAVSATPQAACENLLQTVLARGGTDNVTIVLVKIGDGRNGARPDPSRAEGLG is encoded by the coding sequence GTGAATAATGTCGCCCTTCCCTTTGAAAGCTTCGGCGTTAGCCACAGAGGCTGTGTCCGCGAGCTCAATGAAGACAGCTATCTGGTCGAGCCGGAAACTGGCTTGTGGGTGGTGGCCGACGGAATGGGTGGACATGATGCCGGGGAAGTCGCTTCGGCCAGCATCGTCGATCATCTGGCAACGATCGGCATTGCAAGCTCTGCACCGGATCTTCGCGCGCGCTTCGAGGACCGGCTGAGCCGGGCCAACGCCGAAATCCGCAGGATATCGGAATCCCGCGGAGTAACCATTGGCTCCACTGTCGCCGCCCTGCTGGCGATGGATGGGCGGTTTGCCTGCCTGTGGGCGGGCGACAGTCGCGTCTATCTGATCCGCAACGCCTCGATCTCCCAGATTTCGAAGGACCATACCGAAGTTCAGGAACTTCTCGACAAGGGCATGATCAGCGCAGCCGAAGCGCTCACCTGGCCGCGCCGCAACGTTATCACGCATGCGGTCGGTGTCAGCGACGAGATCGTCATTGACTTCCAGCAAGGCGAAATCATGCCGGGCGACATATTTGTGTTGAGCACCGACGGGCTGACAGCGCATGTCACAGACGCCGAGATCGAGGCGGCGGCGGTGTCGGCGACGCCTCAGGCGGCATGCGAAAACCTGCTGCAAACGGTGCTGGCCCGCGGGGGAACAGACAATGTCACGATCGTGCTCGTGAAGATCGGAGACGGGCGCAATGGGGCCCGTCCTGATCCTTCCAGAGCGGAAGGTTTAGGCTGA
- a CDS encoding STAS/SEC14 domain-containing protein gives MFGITLKADPKEEKVIEVISAPENVAAFRIAGTVTAEDYDKVIPAIEEKLSEHEEIGILADLTDLEDMTGDALRRDLQYGLSKLGEFHRFQRAAVVSEKQWIKAATEMTGALFPQIEARVFPAGEKTQALEWVAGVQ, from the coding sequence TTGTTCGGCATAACCCTGAAAGCCGATCCGAAGGAGGAAAAAGTGATCGAGGTTATTTCTGCTCCTGAGAATGTCGCCGCATTTCGCATTGCCGGTACCGTGACCGCGGAGGACTACGACAAAGTCATCCCGGCCATCGAAGAGAAACTGAGCGAACATGAAGAGATCGGCATCTTAGCCGACCTTACGGATTTGGAGGACATGACGGGCGACGCCTTGCGCCGCGATCTGCAGTACGGCTTGAGCAAACTTGGCGAATTCCACCGCTTCCAGCGTGCCGCGGTGGTGTCCGAAAAACAGTGGATCAAGGCAGCTACGGAGATGACCGGCGCGCTTTTCCCGCAGATCGAGGCTCGGGTGTTCCCGGCGGGCGAAAAAACCCAGGCGTTGGAGTGGGTTGCCGGTGTCCAATAG
- a CDS encoding OmpA family protein: protein MQLGSLAFVFTVALFSTHAFADPLQKSEDIVKFFDGASEFGPSRGICVGTEEECNSKNKQAPAEKTTLDMLINFGLDSAELDATARAELDEFAKALKDSRLSSLNFVVEGHTDASGSADYNEGLSERRARSVTTFLTSNGIDPARIKATGLGEANPRNPNPFDPVNRRVEMRIRTE from the coding sequence ATGCAGTTGGGCAGTTTAGCCTTCGTGTTTACGGTCGCGCTTTTTTCGACCCACGCTTTTGCTGATCCGCTTCAGAAATCAGAAGACATCGTGAAGTTTTTTGACGGGGCGAGCGAGTTCGGCCCGTCGCGTGGAATTTGCGTCGGCACCGAGGAAGAGTGCAACAGCAAGAACAAGCAAGCGCCTGCCGAAAAAACCACCCTCGACATGCTGATCAATTTCGGCCTGGATTCTGCGGAACTCGATGCGACTGCCCGCGCCGAACTGGATGAGTTCGCCAAGGCGTTGAAGGACAGCCGACTGAGCTCTCTGAATTTCGTTGTTGAGGGTCACACCGATGCATCCGGCTCGGCTGATTACAACGAGGGACTTTCGGAACGTAGAGCCAGATCGGTAACAACCTTCCTGACCTCTAACGGCATCGATCCTGCCCGCATCAAAGCGACAGGCTTGGGCGAAGCGAATCCGCGCAACCCCAATCCGTTCGATCCGGTAAACCGGCGGGTGGAAATGCGGATAAGGACTGAGTAG
- a CDS encoding caspase family protein, with product MLASVTAFDASAVERRVAFVIGNSDYREISALKNPAKDVVDVSNTFRAAGFDVFVASNLTKLQFEDQFRNYLAAVDGADVAVVYYSGHGFQIGGENFLIPVDASLKDAADVEVQAIKLNDVLQQMRSKSKIQVIILDACRNNPFPRKDYWLRDQLLTASGTGLAQVRSSLNTLIAFATEPGAVAYDGAGDLSPFSLAFSRRALAPNQEIRTVMSAVRRDVVEATKGLQVPWENSSLIDEVVLMRRSSRPSLPPVLERVVLSGVGPVDLNLPEPVEVDGGSITVSIERPPALGRLMLNGKVVEAGELIQGKDLPHLQMDVPKGVGEPEEMDMLAYAARDNWGGEAKGMLVFRVKSGEGTQGEQVMASLEAEQKQQVLQRGIHVTGAAEAIENREIDVPVGIGAVALNLDLPTDDSAVSLKVANYPATGTLSLPDRALTPESSLTVGEVEVLRYEPQIGTSAPVEVTFEIRADSGVSKPAKMKLSPSVDPCDLAAGEPLDLQGVVPGLLPNEIGADAVKLCETAVKAYPDVARFRYELGRALLAAGKVDQARKAIQQAADRGHVRAVFELGYLYATGTGLAVDRKQANTFYAAAADKGDPYGMTSWGRALFHGYGVERDTGKGLDLLLKAAAMGHTYAMNDLAAIFTEGRNGVPADQARAVAFLEAGVQRQDMYSMNLLGRNYLSGRGVEKDPKAALALFQKAIDLGQPYAPGSLARMYRDGVGVEQNLDEAQRLFELATSRGDQSGAYDRAALEMQKGDKADQAVAVRFLAFTVALDLRNELPDARATLAKFGAKAKAAALKQLRGELKSKIPLSGSVDKQLVKVARAVWEQANPRRDLF from the coding sequence ATGCTCGCAAGCGTCACGGCTTTCGATGCTTCTGCAGTCGAGCGAAGGGTCGCCTTTGTAATCGGCAACTCCGATTACCGGGAAATCTCGGCCCTCAAGAACCCGGCCAAAGATGTGGTGGACGTGTCCAACACGTTTCGAGCGGCTGGTTTTGATGTTTTTGTCGCGAGCAATCTTACAAAGCTGCAGTTTGAAGACCAGTTCCGCAACTATCTTGCGGCCGTGGACGGGGCGGATGTAGCTGTCGTCTACTATTCCGGTCACGGCTTTCAGATCGGCGGCGAAAATTTCCTGATCCCTGTCGATGCCTCGTTGAAAGATGCGGCGGACGTCGAGGTCCAGGCTATCAAGCTGAACGACGTGCTGCAGCAGATGCGTTCGAAATCGAAGATCCAGGTGATCATCCTCGATGCCTGCCGCAACAATCCATTCCCTCGCAAGGACTATTGGCTCAGGGACCAGCTTCTTACCGCCAGCGGCACCGGCCTTGCGCAAGTAAGGAGCTCGCTGAACACGCTGATTGCTTTCGCCACCGAACCCGGCGCGGTTGCCTATGACGGCGCCGGCGACCTCAGTCCTTTTTCATTGGCGTTTTCTCGTCGCGCGCTCGCCCCGAACCAGGAGATCCGCACGGTCATGTCGGCCGTCCGCCGGGATGTGGTTGAGGCTACCAAGGGCTTGCAGGTTCCCTGGGAGAACTCTTCGCTGATCGACGAAGTCGTTCTGATGCGTCGCAGCAGCCGCCCCTCTCTACCGCCGGTGTTGGAGAGAGTCGTGTTGTCGGGGGTCGGGCCTGTCGACCTGAACCTCCCGGAACCGGTGGAGGTCGACGGCGGATCAATCACCGTCAGCATCGAAAGACCGCCCGCCTTGGGACGCCTGATGTTGAATGGCAAGGTCGTCGAGGCGGGAGAACTGATCCAGGGCAAGGATCTGCCGCATCTGCAGATGGATGTCCCCAAGGGAGTTGGCGAGCCAGAAGAGATGGATATGCTGGCCTACGCCGCACGCGACAATTGGGGCGGCGAAGCCAAGGGCATGCTGGTGTTCCGGGTCAAGAGCGGCGAAGGAACCCAGGGCGAACAGGTGATGGCCTCGCTCGAAGCCGAGCAGAAGCAGCAGGTGTTGCAGCGCGGCATTCATGTCACCGGTGCCGCCGAGGCGATCGAGAACCGGGAGATCGACGTTCCGGTCGGCATCGGCGCGGTTGCCCTGAACCTGGATCTCCCGACAGACGATTCGGCGGTCAGCCTGAAAGTTGCGAACTATCCGGCAACGGGAACGCTCTCGCTGCCGGATCGAGCCCTGACGCCCGAATCGAGCTTGACGGTCGGTGAAGTCGAGGTGCTGCGCTATGAACCCCAGATCGGAACCAGCGCACCGGTCGAGGTCACCTTCGAAATTCGGGCGGACAGCGGAGTATCCAAACCCGCCAAAATGAAACTGTCGCCAAGCGTCGATCCGTGCGACTTGGCTGCCGGCGAACCTCTCGACCTTCAAGGCGTGGTCCCCGGCCTGCTGCCAAATGAAATCGGCGCCGACGCGGTGAAGCTCTGCGAGACTGCGGTGAAGGCGTATCCCGATGTCGCCCGCTTCCGCTATGAACTGGGTCGCGCGCTGCTTGCAGCCGGCAAGGTCGACCAGGCCAGGAAAGCCATCCAGCAGGCCGCCGACAGGGGGCACGTGCGCGCTGTGTTCGAACTCGGCTACCTCTACGCGACGGGAACGGGCCTGGCTGTCGACCGCAAGCAGGCCAACACCTTCTACGCGGCTGCGGCCGACAAGGGCGATCCCTACGGGATGACGTCGTGGGGCCGTGCCTTGTTCCATGGCTACGGCGTCGAGCGCGACACCGGCAAGGGGCTGGACCTGCTGCTCAAGGCGGCGGCGATGGGGCACACCTATGCCATGAACGATCTCGCGGCGATCTTCACCGAAGGCCGCAACGGCGTGCCCGCCGATCAGGCCCGCGCCGTCGCGTTCCTGGAGGCCGGCGTCCAGCGTCAGGACATGTATTCGATGAACTTGCTCGGTCGCAATTACCTCAGCGGCCGGGGCGTCGAGAAGGATCCGAAGGCTGCGCTGGCGCTTTTTCAGAAGGCCATCGACCTCGGCCAGCCCTATGCGCCGGGCAGTCTTGCGCGCATGTACCGTGATGGCGTTGGCGTGGAGCAGAACCTTGATGAAGCCCAACGCCTGTTTGAACTGGCAACCTCGCGCGGTGACCAGTCCGGCGCCTACGATCGGGCGGCTCTCGAGATGCAGAAGGGCGACAAGGCCGACCAGGCCGTCGCCGTGCGTTTCCTGGCATTCACAGTTGCGCTCGATCTTCGCAACGAACTGCCTGACGCCCGGGCGACGTTGGCGAAATTCGGGGCCAAGGCGAAAGCGGCGGCGTTGAAGCAACTGCGTGGGGAACTCAAGTCGAAGATTCCGTTGAGCGGTTCTGTCGACAAGCAACTGGTCAAAGTGGCCAGGGCAGTCTGGGAACAAGCCAATCCGCGTCGGGATTTGTTCTGA
- a CDS encoding DUF6931 family protein translates to MANELRFKTARDLFMACPAVSSDMVALPTEQPSIEFCRALLAGRVPEEAITFCAYLLPERAAVWWAHECLSHLIVVLDRRDQELLALVRDWVSEPDSPHHRPEMSKAAAMPPTTPAAWIALAAGRHGNGSAMEAVSALQPPARAVSAGVLAGLARVALEDRFSVLSAFVEMGIQMAEIEALRQSADAT, encoded by the coding sequence ATGGCCAATGAGCTTCGATTCAAAACGGCACGGGATCTTTTCATGGCCTGCCCCGCTGTTTCCAGCGACATGGTGGCACTTCCGACCGAACAGCCTTCAATCGAATTTTGCCGCGCCCTCCTTGCCGGGCGGGTGCCCGAGGAGGCGATTACGTTCTGTGCCTATCTGCTTCCCGAGCGGGCTGCGGTGTGGTGGGCGCATGAATGCCTGAGCCACCTCATCGTTGTGCTCGACCGCAGGGATCAGGAGTTGCTCGCGCTTGTTCGTGACTGGGTCAGCGAACCGGATAGCCCTCACCATCGCCCAGAAATGAGCAAGGCTGCGGCAATGCCGCCAACAACGCCGGCCGCCTGGATTGCCCTGGCAGCAGGACGGCATGGCAACGGTTCGGCTATGGAGGCGGTATCGGCCTTGCAGCCACCCGCCCGCGCTGTGAGTGCGGGGGTTCTGGCCGGATTGGCACGCGTTGCACTAGAGGACCGCTTTTCAGTTCTCTCCGCGTTTGTCGAAATGGGCATTCAGATGGCAGAGATCGAGGCGCTGCGCCAATCAGCGGATGCGACTTAG
- a CDS encoding M23 family metallopeptidase, translating into MTHSIDTSFRLKKQARAALRRRRLWRSVLAGLGVVVLLSIAVGFYLTADYWSFGDEDEELHAVEGTDDVPADASVYVPAIIDLAGDPMWITLAPDTGAATKSQVIPRPAELDQAGVSPQIEILSDVMLSASEKFMTTIPSTQEDFAFFQAQRQAAPAPSDDLQDNVQPPPVLNEAPVASDPQVDADDAEAGWGETIDAGEAALPAFRKTQIENNTSVANVTSEYQRYEATEDTFVKILNDRSLDSVALDAHFSAEDAKLAGEALKALFNRESLEPGYVVAMRGFRPTRETTTMSLMQVSIYAKNVFVGTLTRDAAGVFVSGVDPWVREDLFNYSGAQAQGTHKRQYRLLDAIYSTAARNKVPTGVIGEAIMYLSRGQDLDAFASEDQRLVLIYSQRPRGKEETAGRVLYVGVQGSEKSLDCFVFQQTDGQFACVSGDDQVRSLTVTNGMVTPVNGVMTSTFGPRKHPILGTVRIHKGVDWAAPLGTPIAAAFDGEVVFQGDGGGYGNLVKISHGNGRETRYAHMQKFAVKGGVGAKVKAGDIIGYIGTTGLSTGPHLHFELYRNGEAIDPLGTVTAIATDDSAVETLTDRIVQVESGGSARAKNPLSSATGAGQFITKTWIRMMNTYRPELARTLSTADLLALRYDATISREMVSNLAREGEAYLRARGHQITAGRLYLCHFLGMEGAHQVLSSPGSAQLSAVLGSAVIQANPFLTGKSTSYVVSWAERKMGRKLSPAMVEVSQRTTTTTEVRQTSPEFEKYKQAITAMVSSVQNAL; encoded by the coding sequence GTGACGCACAGTATCGACACAAGCTTCAGGTTGAAAAAGCAGGCGCGCGCCGCCCTGCGCAGACGCAGGCTGTGGCGCAGCGTCCTTGCCGGTCTTGGCGTGGTTGTCCTGTTGTCGATCGCTGTCGGCTTCTATCTCACCGCGGACTATTGGTCGTTTGGCGACGAAGATGAGGAGTTGCACGCGGTCGAGGGAACCGACGATGTGCCAGCCGATGCATCGGTCTATGTGCCTGCCATCATCGATCTCGCAGGCGACCCGATGTGGATCACCCTTGCGCCCGACACCGGCGCCGCGACAAAAAGCCAAGTGATCCCTCGCCCGGCAGAACTCGATCAGGCTGGAGTTTCTCCCCAGATCGAAATTCTGTCTGACGTGATGCTTAGCGCCAGCGAAAAATTCATGACAACGATACCGTCCACGCAAGAAGATTTCGCATTCTTCCAGGCACAGCGACAGGCCGCGCCGGCGCCATCTGACGACCTGCAAGACAATGTTCAGCCACCGCCCGTTCTAAACGAGGCTCCGGTTGCTTCCGACCCGCAGGTCGACGCCGATGATGCCGAGGCAGGTTGGGGCGAAACAATCGATGCAGGCGAGGCAGCCCTTCCCGCGTTCCGGAAAACCCAGATCGAAAACAACACAAGCGTTGCAAATGTCACCAGCGAATATCAACGATACGAGGCTACCGAGGACACGTTCGTAAAGATTCTCAACGACCGCAGCTTGGACAGCGTTGCCCTGGATGCGCATTTCTCCGCCGAGGATGCCAAGCTGGCAGGCGAAGCCCTGAAGGCGCTTTTCAATCGGGAAAGCCTTGAGCCGGGTTATGTCGTCGCCATGCGCGGTTTCAGGCCGACGCGCGAGACGACAACCATGTCCCTCATGCAGGTTTCGATCTACGCCAAGAACGTATTTGTCGGCACGCTGACCCGCGATGCCGCTGGTGTGTTTGTGTCTGGTGTGGACCCCTGGGTCCGCGAAGATCTGTTCAACTACTCGGGTGCACAGGCGCAAGGCACGCACAAAAGGCAATACCGGCTGCTCGACGCAATCTACTCGACAGCAGCGCGCAACAAAGTTCCGACCGGCGTGATCGGAGAAGCGATCATGTATCTGTCGCGAGGACAGGATCTGGATGCCTTCGCCAGCGAAGACCAGCGTCTGGTGCTGATCTATTCGCAAAGGCCACGCGGCAAGGAAGAGACGGCCGGACGGGTGCTGTATGTTGGCGTCCAGGGTAGCGAAAAAAGCCTCGACTGTTTCGTCTTCCAGCAGACCGACGGCCAGTTTGCATGCGTTAGCGGCGACGATCAGGTTCGCTCGCTGACAGTCACCAACGGCATGGTCACCCCGGTCAACGGGGTCATGACGTCCACCTTCGGCCCTCGCAAGCACCCAATCCTCGGGACTGTTCGCATTCACAAGGGCGTGGATTGGGCGGCGCCTCTGGGTACCCCGATTGCAGCCGCCTTCGACGGCGAGGTCGTTTTTCAAGGCGATGGAGGGGGTTACGGCAACCTGGTGAAGATTTCGCACGGAAACGGGCGCGAGACGCGCTATGCGCATATGCAGAAATTCGCGGTCAAGGGCGGTGTCGGCGCGAAGGTGAAGGCCGGCGATATCATTGGTTACATCGGCACCACCGGCCTCTCGACCGGGCCGCACCTGCATTTCGAACTCTATCGCAATGGCGAGGCGATCGATCCCCTGGGTACGGTTACCGCCATCGCAACGGATGATTCCGCTGTCGAAACGCTGACCGACCGTATCGTTCAAGTCGAAAGTGGCGGCAGCGCCCGCGCCAAGAACCCACTTTCTTCGGCGACCGGCGCCGGTCAGTTCATAACGAAGACCTGGATCAGGATGATGAACACCTACCGCCCCGAACTTGCGCGGACACTGTCAACCGCCGACCTGCTTGCTCTGCGATATGACGCCACCATCTCGCGCGAGATGGTCAGCAATCTGGCGCGCGAAGGCGAAGCCTATCTTCGGGCGCGCGGCCACCAGATCACAGCCGGCCGGCTTTATCTCTGTCATTTCCTGGGGATGGAAGGCGCCCATCAAGTGTTGTCTTCGCCGGGTTCGGCGCAATTGAGCGCCGTGCTCGGGTCGGCCGTCATTCAAGCCAACCCGTTTCTCACCGGCAAGTCCACCAGCTATGTCGTGAGCTGGGCCGAAAGGAAAATGGGGCGGAAGCTGAGTCCGGCGATGGTTGAAGTGAGCCAACGGACAACGACAACGACGGAAGTCCGGCAGACATCGCCCGAGTTCGAAAAATACAAGCAGGCGATCACGGCTATGGTGAGTTCCGTTCAGAATGCGCTTTGA
- a CDS encoding YciE/YciF ferroxidase family protein, with amino-acid sequence MATAKKSAKATTKGLEDLFLDGLKDLYYAEKKILRALPKMAKGAESEKVTAAFEKHRMETEAHVDRLEEVFEKFGKAARGKTCPAIDGIIEEGSEILEDYEGAPALDAGLVAAAQAVEHYEIARYGTLIAWAEQMGKADVAALLKATLKEEVATDEALTGLGEGGVNQRALQAAA; translated from the coding sequence ATGGCAACTGCGAAGAAATCCGCGAAAGCGACAACCAAGGGTCTTGAGGACCTGTTCCTCGACGGACTCAAAGACCTTTACTACGCCGAAAAGAAGATACTGAGGGCGCTGCCGAAAATGGCGAAAGGTGCGGAGTCGGAAAAAGTGACTGCTGCCTTTGAAAAACACCGTATGGAAACGGAAGCCCACGTCGATCGTCTCGAGGAGGTGTTCGAGAAATTCGGCAAGGCAGCACGCGGCAAGACCTGTCCGGCGATCGACGGCATCATTGAAGAAGGCTCTGAGATACTCGAAGATTATGAAGGCGCTCCTGCGCTCGATGCCGGACTGGTCGCAGCGGCGCAAGCCGTCGAGCATTACGAGATCGCCCGGTATGGCACGCTTATCGCCTGGGCTGAACAGATGGGAAAGGCCGATGTTGCCGCCCTTCTCAAAGCGACGCTCAAGGAAGAGGTCGCGACGGATGAAGCGCTGACGGGTCTGGGCGAGGGTGGTGTCAACCAACGTGCTCTTCAAGCGGCCGCGTAA